From the Macaca thibetana thibetana isolate TM-01 chromosome 12, ASM2454274v1, whole genome shotgun sequence genome, one window contains:
- the LOC126931993 gene encoding fatty acid-binding protein 5-like — translation MKTLGVGISLQNTGAVAKPDCIITCDGKNLTIKTESTLKTTQFSCTLGEKFEETTADGRETQTVCNFADGALVQHQEWDGKENTVTRKLKDAISGGLCHEQCHLYSDL, via the coding sequence ATGAAGACACTAGGAGTGGGAATATCTTTGCAAAATACGGGCGCAGTGGCCAAACCAGACTGTATCATCACTTGTGATGGCAAAAACCTCACCATAAAAACTGAGAGCACTTTGAAAACAACACAGTTTTCTTGCACCCTGGGAGAGAAGTTTGAAGAAACCACAGCTGATGGCAGAGAAACTCAGACTGTCTGCAACTTTGCAGATGGTGCATTGGTTCAGCATCAGGAGTGGGATGGGAAGGAAAACACAGTAACAAGAAAATTGAAAGATGCGATCAGTGGTGGATTGTGTCACGAACAATGTCACCTGTACTCGGATCTAtga